A single region of the Fenollaria sporofastidiosus genome encodes:
- the recR gene encoding recombination mediator RecR, whose translation MDKLDKLVKNLESFPQFGSKSSIKFAYYLLNNKDKAMSLARDIEETLNSTHRCKICCNYSEADICEICSDDERDHSTILVVEKEENVMRLDREGGYNGLYHVLGGTINMLEGVGPEEINIPELFQRLDGSVKELIIATDPDVAGTATANYIKENIPDKTVKVTRIGTGVPMGADLSYYDAETIRKAIDNRVDM comes from the coding sequence ATGGATAAGCTAGATAAGCTAGTAAAAAACTTAGAGTCGTTTCCGCAATTTGGTTCGAAGTCGTCTATAAAGTTCGCCTACTACCTTTTGAATAACAAAGACAAGGCTATGAGTCTTGCAAGGGACATAGAAGAGACCCTTAACTCTACTCATAGATGCAAAATCTGCTGTAACTATAGCGAGGCGGACATATGCGAAATTTGCTCCGATGATGAGAGAGACCACTCTACCATATTAGTAGTAGAAAAGGAAGAGAACGTTATGCGCCTTGACAGAGAAGGCGGCTACAACGGCCTTTATCACGTCTTAGGCGGCACCATCAACATGCTTGAGGGCGTAGGACCTGAGGAGATAAACATTCCTGAGCTATTCCAAAGGCTAGACGGCAGTGTAAAGGAACTCATCATTGCAACTGATCCAGACGTTGCAGGCACGGCGACAGCAAACTACATCAAGGAGAACATCCCTGACAAGACTGTCAAGGTAACTAGGATAGGTACCGGCGTTCCTATGGGCGCAGACCTTAGCTACTACGACGCAGAAACCATCAGAAAGGCGATAGACAATCGTGTGGACATGTGA
- a CDS encoding YbaB/EbfC family nucleoid-associated protein — MMRKGFPQMGGNMNNMMKQLKKAQENMQKKQEEIEATTLEVDKGMVKVEITGKKEITAITIDPEVVDKDDVEMLEDLIMVAVNEAIAKADDLMNTEMGKLTGGLGIPGL; from the coding sequence ATTATGAGAAAAGGATTCCCACAAATGGGCGGCAACATGAATAACATGATGAAGCAGCTAAAAAAGGCGCAAGAAAACATGCAAAAGAAGCAAGAGGAGATCGAGGCTACTACCCTAGAAGTAGATAAGGGCATGGTTAAGGTCGAGATCACAGGCAAAAAAGAGATCACAGCGATCACCATAGATCCAGAAGTAGTTGACAAAGACGACGTTGAAATGCTAGAAGACTTAATCATGGTTGCAGTGAACGAAGCCATCGCCAAGGCTGATGACCTTATGAACACTGAGATGGGTAAGCTAACTGGCGGCCTAGGTATTCCAGGACTATAA